A DNA window from Trichomycterus rosablanca isolate fTriRos1 chromosome 11, fTriRos1.hap1, whole genome shotgun sequence contains the following coding sequences:
- the pdcd5 gene encoding programmed cell death protein 5 yields MADEELEAIRRQRMAELQSKHGDSSSDQQGQQEAKQRETEMRNSILAQVLDQSARARLSNLALVKPDKAKAVENYLIQMARFGQLGGKISESGLIEILEKVSQQTEKKTTVKFNRRRVMDSDDDDDD; encoded by the exons ATGGCTGATGAGGAATTAGAAGCTATTAGACGGCAGCGCATGGCAGAACTGCAGTCCAAACATGGG gactcaTCCAGTGATCAGCAAGGACAACAAGAAGCCAAGCAAAG AGAAACAGAAATGAGGAATTCAATATTGGCTCAGGTGTTGGATCAGTCAGCCCGTGCCAGAT TAAGTAACCTGGCACTGGTAAAGCCTGACAAAGCAAAAGCAGTTGAGAATTATTTGATACAGATGGCACGCTTCGGCCAACTTGGGGGAAAG ATTTCAGAGTCTGGCTTGATAGAGATCCTTGAAAAAGTTAGCCAACAAACAGAGAAGAAAACAACTGTCAAG TTTAATAGACGGCGGGTGATGGACTctgatgacgatgatgatgattaa